accctctgtctctatgttttcatttatgttatgacattttgtttctcatgcaagacattttcattcatcgaaaacaCCATTAACTGCATATgtttgaggtgccaatttatgagccataaatattattttcccttgtagcccgCAGTTCAATAGTATATGCTGTGGTATATTTTGAGAGATCATGTTGGTTCaaatttaatataattatattcggcATGTGCCGGGAAACCCATGCAGTGTGATAAGGTTGATTCGtgtggtgcatgtgtgtatgtgtgtgtgtttattataatgtaatgcatgtataataagtGTCACTTTGATTTTGCGTAGTATTGTATACACAGCAACTACCAAAAATGAGATGCAATATTCTTTATAATGATCTCGGTTACTGTAAGCATACCTgcatatagcctcgattccaggccgctgagaaaggccactattcaaggggctggagtcgaggctaaccTGTATATTGCAGGAACTGATTTTTCCATTGAATTTGAACAAACATGATCTCTCAAAATAACAACACCATCGAATACATGCAGTTATATATCAATGGGAGAGAACAAGAGTGCTTTTGGAGAGAATCAATAAGTTattattgcccagcacgagtgcaacatgccattgcagccctcgggcattatgttgctccagtgcaataatatggcatgttgcatgagggcgcctgcaataactaacttgttgcccaatgacgtcaaacttTTCTGGTTGGCCAAGTTCTTCcctaataaaagacatgtgttgtGAGtggatattatattatagtgtattCATGAATTCCGTAGTAAATTCTTAGGTTTCTTTCCACAACTAATGGaaaggtagtagcctataaaagggaccaaatgagttattgggtgggtgtgggggaaAACACAGTGCAAATGCAGTGgaatatatggttgctatggtagtgataCAAAATGctatatacagagcactggattgatttgatctgcccactcactgggcaacaacacttgatacatacacacacgaaTTGCAAGgcttctataattatcaggTAATCACAATGCAAGTGTACACAATTCTTAAATGCTTGAGTGTGGAGCACTCCTCTTCACATAATGACATAGCCACACCTTGCTGTCCGTTTTGCTTGCCATCGGCACTTCGTATAGTTACTATAGAGACTCATTGTAGAAAAAGTCACagcccgccccctccacacctTCCACTCTCCACCACATGGTATATAGTTCTGCTCCTCGTCTATAGCACGATTTGAGTGATGGTTTGTTTATGTCGCATTCCAGTatcgagtaggtgtggtcttGTTCGTTCCCATTGGCAACTTGTTATTGTGTTTTCACTTTTCAGGGACTGACAATAAACAAACAGATTGCATACAGAAATTTGGCTCTACAGTCACTGTGCTCAAGATATTATTGTAAAGCGCTTTCTATATCTAAGTCAAAAAGTTAAAATTACAACTAACTGATGGCTTTATAATTTCATAGGATGACTACTAACagtcgaaataattataccattgtATAGGAATAGTTTGTAGAACAGTATGCAGGAGATCAGGTGATCTATACCAGGGTTAATATGACTGTGTACATATGCGCTGACGTACCTATAGGAACTGAATTCCAAGAAAACCATTTAGACTGtacattttataattatgttgattgAGAATCAGAACCAATCAGATTTAGACACGATTACATCACTCCAACAAAAACTCACATAGTAGCCTACCAAAAGTATtcaataaatataattatattatagagtTTCTGAGTCCCTATATTGAATATACATAAACAGACACACATGAATTGCAAGGTCTCTATATAACACCGAAGTTTGGAACCACATTTTAGCAGCTTCACACAGCCACACCTTGCTGTCCGTTTTGCTTGACATTGGCACTTCGTAGTTACTAGCttcactgtacacactgtcacagcccgccccctccacaccctcacaccttcCACTCTCCACCACATAGTAGTTCTGTTCCTCGTCTATAGCAGTGAGCTGATTTGAGTGACGATTTGTATTCTGATCGCATTCCAGTATCGAATAGGTGTGGTCTTGTTGATTGCCATTGGCAACTTGTTGGTAGGTGGGTCCACTGGAGCTATATGCATTGTGTAGTTCCATGCTTGTATCATATACTGGGTTGTTCAGTTGTCGTTGAATTGTTGAGAGTGTGCTTGTTTCTGACGacatacatgcagctgcatgtacaacaTATATTAACTGTGTACAGTAGACGTAGGACAAAAATGCTCTGAAATGACAAACACATAAGTATGAACTTACATTTGTTTATGTTTCTGTGATATGCGATTCCACATTACTCCACAAACAATCAACAAGACCACCAGCAGAGCCACCAACAAAGCAACTATTACCCCCAGTGCTGTAGTGCTTGACTCAGTACCACATGACgactctatacatgtatatatagaggtTACTGTATCTGTGGACATAGCATTACCCTGTACATGGCTAACAGAGGGACTAGCTGTTGTATTACAGTAATCACACGAGAATTCACAAGTCTGGTTTGTTTGAATTGTGGAATTATAAACTGAAGTTACGTTGTCACAAGGAGTGCTTATTTGATTCAGAACTTCCTGCCTGACACAACGAATCCCTAGGTCTGTTGTACCATCATCACATGATTCATTGCAAGAGAGGTCGCCAGAATCGCCTATAGTGCAGTTGATGGTTGGTACTCTTCGTGGGTTGAATACAAGCACTTCAGCTCCTGCACAGAAGAGTAGATTGATTAAATTGACAATTATTATGAACTCACCAATGCTAGCAAATCGAAACTCTTGGCACATTTGTCCAGCGTCTTGCTCAGTCGATGCGTTGCTACAAATTGCCATCCAACGGCGATCTGTACACATTTCAACTCTTCCCTCGTTGTCAGtagctccacccaccagtcGAATATCCCTGTCAGCGCAATTAGCTGCGTACAACAAGGATAGTTATGATAATGTTAAATGAATGCTTACCACTTGAACATTGAACTGTTGCATGTTTATCAACCATATTACAGCCATTACGAGCTTCATAGTAGCACTCATCAATATTAGCGTCAGATTCATCACAGTCGACAAACCTCAAAAACGTATAGGGTGAATTCTGACTAATACTAACATTGCTGGTCGtagcacctatatatataaagcAACAATAGTGACTATGTCTACTCTTAGGAAAAGCTGTTGAGTTATCTATAGTAGCACCTTGATCGCTGTATCCAAGTTGAGAGCAGACAATGTTGGCCTCAACGTTACCCCATGTATCAGACACACAGATCCTTCTCCAATCCCCCTTATAACAGAACTCGACAATGTTGTTAACGTTGTTGTCGTTTACCAATTGAATATCTCCATGAAAGCAAGCTGTAACATATTAGATATGTAGTTACATGCAGTATCCAaatactactgtataccttgTGTTCCTAAAAACAGAAGAGATACTGTGATGAGTTGtatcattattttgtaatCCTGTCAGGTTGAATTTCTAAGTTGCTTATAATCAGTATAGTTTATAGCTGAAACGATTTCAAAGTCACAATTCCGTGATTTTTATACAACAATTCATGATGATCTATTTAGACATCTATTAGACGATAAATATTGTGCTGtgtacagacagacacacatgtGTTGCTATTATAAACTAATAAACTGAAAATGCTTCAATGCTATtgtcaacaaaattaatatcgaCAACACACTCAATGGAATACATATATTCTCAGTGGGGTCACTCAGCTTGCGACGTGTGTTTCCACAACACTGGAATAAGTTAACCATGGTAACTCCTAAATAACTTCGTAGTTTCAGTATCTTTCATAATTAATGGTGAGCCAAGCGTACGTATACAACACATTCATTTATTAGTTTACTCAACCACAAGCATGCAATCATAGTGTTTGGCACCACAATTACATGCATAACAGAACAGTTGAACCAGGTGAAAGGAATCACTACAATATTATAGGATGAAGAATGGCAGGCCACCTATGACAATAGAGAATGTCCCGGCCCTAACGTGTTATGTTGCTCCAACTCACCAGTTTGATTATCTCTTAGTTTACAAACCTTGCATGGACACCGGAACAAGGTCATGCAGAGTTCACTCTCGTCATCTTGTCACCATGGTTATGATCTAAATTCAGAGAGAACATGTGAGAACTGGCTAcagccatagatagtagaggaaggggattgtgaACGAGATCACGTGCGCTATAGATCATACATGAGAGCTGAGGTCTATCCGCGTTAGACCGCGAATTGACTAATTTTGAGCGGGCTAAAGACTTTTCAGAGTTTTACTCGGTTCTAAAGGTAAGAAACGACTATCTAAGAGCTTTAATGTCAGTAGTAATCTATACTAACAATATTTTGAGCGTTTTAAGTAATAAGATATACCTGTTGAGCTACAAGTTAGCTATGACTCACCATTTACCTGTTTTTAGCACTGTTTGGGGAGAATCTAGTTTCTGATACACTTTTAGAAGCTAGTAAGCATATTGGCTGTTTCCTTGACTTGAGCTTTAACAGGATAGCCCCTTTTTTTGATATGTAAGCTTTTTGTTGTTCTCCAGTGTTGTGAAATAAGTCGAATGGGGTGCCTTCTTTGTGTGGGGTGTCCTGATCTGACTGTTCACAATTGAAAGTTTTAGTGTGAATTTTCTGATTCTTTTAGCTTTACTCTATGAGAATAGCTATTACATAGTAGCTGTACTAACTCGAAAGAAGAATTTTTCCTCAATGAAAAAGTGTGAAAATGTCATGTTGCTCTTTTCCCACACAGGTGTGATTGTAAACAATGGGCATGGGAAGTCAGAAATTGCGTTTTTTTCAgcaaaagaaaagcaagaAGCAGCAGACATCCCCCGTCTGCTCTCATCAGCCTTTACCTGAGTCGACCAGCAACTCTTGAATCTCTCCACTTCTTGGTTGCCAAGTCAGTGTTGAACTAATTGCCGTCAAGAACGTGCTCACCATTGTCAAGCTGCCAAGAGTTGATGTCATCGTCACCTCGTGTGTTCAGTGCCAGCTCATTTGGAATTTGTCAGTACGTTCTGAATATACCCTTACACCCCCTCTCTCCTCATCACTCCAGTTCTTTCAACCTAAGTTACCAGCGTGCTGTGCTATTTTGATTGAGATACATCGATTCCCTGAACTTTTGTGATGAAAATCCTGGCCTTAAATGTTTAATTAGATTTGTGAAAGCATTACTCTTCTACACTTATTATATAGTTGATCAGGTAAGTTCTGTCAAAAAATTGTTCACGAACCGTTACCCAAACGCAGAAGACCGGACTCTGACAACACATTCTGACTCATATCGTTCATAATGTACGTGTATCTTTACAATGTCATGGCTTGTCTGcagttcataataatgttatatagATGATGAGTTGTCATGGATATTTTATATTGTATGATTGTAGAGCATGGACACATTTCCAGAGTAGAAAGAACCTACAAAAAaaagaatttcaaaactaaaagcttGCATACACACATAGCTCAGAGTCCCTACTTCCTTGATATGTCTTCACTAGCAGGAGGGCCCACAGAGGAGGCTGCAACCATACCCAGCAACACAGATCTATATACTTCCTGTCTACTTCCGGCCATTCTGCTAATGCTTCCGTCTAACACGGACAGTCCATGAAATTGAGTTCACGTGATCTCGTtcacaatccccttcctctactatctatgctacAGCTGTATATGCATCTGTATGTACAGTGGTCTGCTTTAATTACAGACTAACTTTGTATCCCTAAAATTGGTTTTCAGTACAGCTCTTGAGTGACGTACATCAACCGTTAGTAATAGTTTAATATGGGCTTAATTAGAGATTTTTTTTCGAAATAACACCGTCAACAATCTACTATAAACTTATACTTTATTCATGCATGGGTATTTGAAGGTAACGAATttaccgtctttcttctaattacatcgccacacaaaattaattagtgaCAAGAAatagaaaagaaaaaaattattatagttttacCTCTATAGTGGAGTATGACTctttattgctttttaataagtgctgacatcagcgttttacattcaaattgcacaggaagcgactcatcaccgactgtgcagatatttttccatattgcacacccggaagtattattgcaattgcacactaggaagtgattcttatttggaataaaacgttttcagcagtgagagaacagaaaaacatagtttacacacttataattatgcattgcaatgtttatcagtctcttttcttgttttctgatgctctgtatcacttctgtgctctttttgcagtgaagctgagggtcaggaggttgtcagtgttcatatttaacgcatcaaacaggcatcagtgttggaagtgggtgctttgagcggagtattgcacatgtagaagtgtactgcaccaccatataagcctgttcaggcttgtataaagtcgttttggcttcaaaaacggttgtcacacttttcttcagttatagcggtgcatgtttcctcttctgatacactggagcatgatagaaagcaagcacatgctgtttatcctactatccattttcaaaacgggttgctggttgtcaacgtttttcttgtcttttttcttgtctgttctctacaaaatctttaagtagccttctgtaagctctcttggtgttctagagtcttatttctttgtctttctagctgttttctttctcttaaactcgtcttcaactgcaatgtttatcagtctcttttctcgttttctgatgctctgtatcacttctgtgctctttttgcagtgaagctgagggtcaggaggttgtcagtgttcatatttaacgcatcaaacaggcatcagtgttggaagtgggtgctttgagcggagtattgcacatgtagaagtgtactgcaccaccatataaTAATTCACTCGTCCAAtgtgcctagtaactgtcactcgtgccttgcaggcactcgtgcagttactggcacagactcgtgataatcttcagtatccataggataatatcatagtatataattatgcatgtctGTTATGCACATTACCTCTGAGGAACTGAATTCCAAACCCATTTATAGACAGTTAAGAGAATCAGAACCAATTAGACAAAACTACATCACTCCAACCACAACTCACATCATTAAAACATGTGATAAAGTATTCAAAATAgtatgatataataattattatagtgactcAGATTATATGTACTTGAAATTTCTAAGTTTTGATCAAAAGCAAGTGTATGATTTTATACACAAATGTTCAGTTCTCTCAATGCTTGAGTGTGGAGTAGTCCTCTTCACACAGCCATACTTTGCTGTCCGTTTTGCTTGACATTGGCACTTCGTAGTTACTAGCCTCACTGTACACACCGTCACAGCAGCCtgccccctccacacccacacaccttccACTCTCCACCACATGGTAGTTCTGCTCCTCATCTATAGGATTAAGCTGAAATGAGCGATGATTTATGTTCTTATCGCGCTCAAGTATtgagtaggtgtggtcttGTTTATTGCCATTGGCAACTTGTTCGTAGGTGGGTCCACTGGAGCTGTATGCACTGTGTAGTTCCATGCTTGTATCGTATACTGGGTTGTTCAGTTGTCGTTGAATTGTTGAGAGCTTTTGCACTTGAGAAATGTTGTATCtgtgtacagtcatgcagacATGCAGACAGGTGTTCATACTTAATATTGGAACTGAAAGTGGACAATGTATATGCAATGTACGCCTGAAAGAAAATAAGCTGAATAGTGCTTTCAAAATAAACTTATTCAGCTGGCTCTTTTGTCAACAAGCATTTATCAACACACTCAATGGAACACATACGCTCAATGAACTCACTCAGCTTGCTGTTTCTGTGACCAGCGCTTCCCcaacacacaacaagttacaGTTAATCCAATAGCAAGTCCTAGGAGCACAACCACCAGAAGACCAATCAATCCTCCCAAGGCAGCAGTAGGACAGCTTCCCATCATTTTATTATTAGCTAATGTAACGAATTGGTCTACTTCACTGGTGGTGGGGGCTGGCTGATTTGTTCCGCTGGTCGTGGTTGGTTCAGGGCATGTCTGAAGGGTTTGATCGATTGTCCTATTAATAACTGAGCCAATAACATCTTGGTGTGTCTTGCACACAACACCAAGATCCATGGAATGATCGCAATTGACGTTAACAGTTGGTGTGCAACTCAGACTACTGCTGGTTGTTAGTGTACAGCTATACACAGGTGTACCCTCTGTAGTAGTGCCATTCCTCAAAACTTCAACTCCTATATTACAATACATAAGTTAATAGCTATCAGATTTGCCCTCAATACTCagctcacataattatcaaaaatACAGAGCTAATTTACAGTGTGCATACCATTTGATGGAAATCCAAGTTCAGAGCAGACAGCCCCGGTGATTTCTTGATGATTGATACTACACACTGTGCCCCACcgaccacccacacacacctccactcgtccttCTCTTGGCGTGGATCCATCCACCAGTCTTGTGGTTCCAATGATGCAATCTTGTCAGTGCATGAATGATTACATACAAGATGGTAATAAATTGTTCACCTTTAATACAAGTCACTGCACCATACGCTCTATTGTCTCCTGTACAGGACAGTTTGGGGCAGGTGGTTCCTTGATTGGTTCTGCTACATTCTAACAGGCTTCTTTCAGCTCCATTACACATAGGATTA
The Halichondria panicea chromosome 11, odHalPani1.1, whole genome shotgun sequence DNA segment above includes these coding regions:
- the LOC135344123 gene encoding scavenger receptor cysteine-rich domain superfamily protein-like isoform X4, which produces MDFQGAQVAVVDKGNPTTCVTFPDCNGYEQNLTECIRGHSFDLLSTTSSNLAGFMCGCSNGDVRFRDQPIEMDNSVKGAVQLCVHGEWETLCATKNNWLKQISNTIFAPYVVCRQLGYSEREAARGSVCSSLPTPPHFINPMCNGAERSLLECSRTNQGTTCPKLSCTGDNRAYGAVTCIKDCIIGTTRLVDGSTPREGRVEVCVGGRWGTVCSINHQEITGAVCSELGFPSNGVEVLRNGTTTEGTPVYSCTLTTSSSLSCTPTVNVNCDHSMDLGVVCKTHQDVIGSVINRTIDQTLQTCPEPTTTSGTNQPAPTTSEVDQFVTLANNKMMGSCPTAALGGLIGLLVVVLLGLAIGLTVTCCVLGKRWSQKQQAEYNISQVQKLSTIQRQLNNPVYDTSMELHSAYSSSGPTYEQVANGNKQDHTYSILERDKNINHRSFQLNPIDEEQNYHVVESGRCVGVEGAGCCDGVYSEASNYEVPMSSKTDSKVWLCEEDYSTLKH
- the LOC135344123 gene encoding scavenger receptor cysteine-rich domain superfamily protein-like isoform X5 yields the protein MMGAWHSATWQMTSPSPYSIPGAIARAQNAARWGHKYSSSHVYSQNYFPELLFCLQSYMLISVLVATFITQGTAQDTCTVAGEFELNLDSSVSICLSSNSSLSLKWTSVCSSGWTITHAKLACQQNSMDFQGAQVAVVDKGNPTTCVTFPDCNGYEQNLTECIRGHSFDLLSTTSSNLAGFMCGCSNGDVRFRDQPIEMDNSVKGAVQLCVHGEWETLCATKNNWLKQISNTIFAPYVVCRQLGYSEREAARGSVCSSLPTPPHFINPMCNGAERSLLECSRTNQGTTCPKLSCTGDNRAYGAVTCIKDCIIGTTRLVDGSTPREGRVEVCVGGRWGTVCSINHQEITGAVCSELGFPSNGVEVLRNGTTTEGTPVYSCTLTTSSSLSCTPTVNVNCDHSMDLGVVCKTHQDVIGSVINRTIDQTLQTCPEPTTTSGTNQPAPTTSEVDQFVTLANNKMMGSCPTAALGGLIGLLVVVLLGLAIGLTVTCCVLGKRWSQKQQAEYNISQVQKLSTIQRQLNNPVYDTSMELHSAYSSSGPTYEQVANGNKQDHTYSILERDKNINHRSFQLNPIDEEQNYHVVESGRCVGVEGAGCCDGVYSEASNYEVPMSSKTDSKVWLCEEDYSTLKH
- the LOC135344187 gene encoding scavenger receptor cysteine-rich domain superfamily protein-like isoform X5; translated protein: MQACFHGDIQLVNDNNVNNIVEFCYKGDWRRICVSDTWGNVEANIVCSQLGYSDQGATTSNVSISQNSPYTFLRFVDCDESDANIDECYYEARNGCNMVDKHATVQCSSANCADRDIRLVGGATDNEGRVEMCTDRRWMAICSNASTEQDAGQMCQEFRFASIGAEVLVFNPRRVPTINCTIGDSGDLSCNESCDDGTTDLGIRCVRQEVLNQISTPCDNVTSVYNSTIQTNQTCEFSCDYCNTTASPSVSHVQGNAMSTDTVTSIYTCIESSCGTESSTTALGVIVALLVALLVVLLIVCGVMWNRISQKHKQICMYVVRNKHTLNNSTTTEQPSI
- the LOC135344187 gene encoding scavenger receptor cysteine-rich domain superfamily protein-like isoform X3, whose protein sequence is MIQLITVSLLFLGTQACFHGDIQLVNDNNVNNIVEFCYKGDWRRICVSDTWGNVEANIVCSQLGYSDQGATTSNVSISQNSPYTFLRFVDCDESDANIDECYYEARNGCNMVDKHATVQCSSANCADRDIRLVGGATDNEGRVEMCTDRRWMAICSNASTEQDAGQMCQEFRFASIGAEVLVFNPRRVPTINCTIGDSGDLSCNESCDDGTTDLGIRCVRQEVLNQISTPCDNVTSVYNSTIQTNQTCEFSCDYCNTTASPSVSHVQGNAMSTDTVTSIYTCIESSCGTESSTTALGVIVALLVALLVVLLIVCGVMWNRISQKHKQICMYVVRNKHTLNNSTTTEQPSI
- the LOC135344123 gene encoding scavenger receptor cysteine-rich domain superfamily protein-like isoform X3; its protein translation is MASMLISVLVATFITQGTAQDYRYLHCRCLSLKWTSVCSSGWTITHAKLACQQNSMDFQGAQVAVVDKGNPTTCVTFPDCNGYEQNLTECIRGHSFDLLSTTSSNLAGFMCGCSNGDVRFRDQPIEMDNSVKGAVQLCVHGEWETLCATKNNWLKQISNTIFAPYVVCRQLGYSEREAARGSVCSSLPTPPHFINPMCNGAERSLLECSRTNQGTTCPKLSCTGDNRAYGAVTCIKDCIIGTTRLVDGSTPREGRVEVCVGGRWGTVCSINHQEITGAVCSELGFPSNGVEVLRNGTTTEGTPVYSCTLTTSSSLSCTPTVNVNCDHSMDLGVVCKTHQDVIGSVINRTIDQTLQTCPEPTTTSGTNQPAPTTSEVDQFVTLANNKMMGSCPTAALGGLIGLLVVVLLGLAIGLTVTCCVLGKRWSQKQQAEYNISQVQKLSTIQRQLNNPVYDTSMELHSAYSSSGPTYEQVANGNKQDHTYSILERDKNINHRSFQLNPIDEEQNYHVVESGRCVGVEGAGCCDGVYSEASNYEVPMSSKTDSKVWLCEEDYSTLKH
- the LOC135344123 gene encoding scavenger receptor cysteine-rich domain superfamily protein-like isoform X2, which encodes MASMLISVLVATFITQGTAQDTCTVAGEFELNLDSSVSICLSSNSSLSLKWTSVCSSGWTITHAKLACQQNSMDFQGAQVAVVDKGNPTTCVTFPDCNGYEQNLTECIRGHSFDLLSTTSSNLAGFMCGCSNGDVRFRDQPIEMDNSVKGAVQLCVHGEWETLCATKNNWLKQISNTIFAPYVVCRQLGYSEREAARGSVCSSLPTPPHFINPMCNGAERSLLECSRTNQGTTCPKLSCTGDNRAYGAVTCIKDCIIGTTRLVDGSTPREGRVEVCVGGRWGTVCSINHQEITGAVCSELGFPSNGVEVLRNGTTTEGTPVYSCTLTTSSSLSCTPTVNVNCDHSMDLGVVCKTHQDVIGSVINRTIDQTLQTCPEPTTTSGTNQPAPTTSEVDQFVTLANNKMMGSCPTAALGGLIGLLVVVLLGLAIGLTVTCCVLGKRWSQKQQAEYNISQVQKLSTIQRQLNNPVYDTSMELHSAYSSSGPTYEQVANGNKQDHTYSILERDKNINHRSFQLNPIDEEQNYHVVESGRCVGVEGAGCCDGVYSEASNYEVPMSSKTDSKVWLCEEDYSTLKH
- the LOC135344187 gene encoding scavenger receptor cysteine-rich domain superfamily protein-like isoform X1; its protein translation is MTLFRCPCKDYKIMIQLITVSLLFLGTQACFHGDIQLVNDNNVNNIVEFCYKGDWRRICVSDTWGNVEANIVCSQLGYSDQGATTSNVSISQNSPYTFLRFVDCDESDANIDECYYEARNGCNMVDKHATVQCSSANCADRDIRLVGGATDNEGRVEMCTDRRWMAICSNASTEQDAGQMCQEFRFASIGAEVLVFNPRRVPTINCTIGDSGDLSCNESCDDGTTDLGIRCVRQEVLNQISTPCDNVTSVYNSTIQTNQTCEFSCDYCNTTASPSVSHVQGNAMSTDTVTSIYTCIESSCGTESSTTALGVIVALLVALLVVLLIVCGVMWNRISQKHKQICMYVVRNKHTLNNSTTTEQPSI
- the LOC135344123 gene encoding scavenger receptor cysteine-rich domain superfamily protein-like isoform X1, with translation MMGAWHSATWQMTSPSPYSIPGAIARAQNAARWGHKYSSSHVYSQNYFPELLFCLQSYMLISVLVATFITQGTAQDYRYLHCRCLSLKWTSVCSSGWTITHAKLACQQNSMDFQGAQVAVVDKGNPTTCVTFPDCNGYEQNLTECIRGHSFDLLSTTSSNLAGFMCGCSNGDVRFRDQPIEMDNSVKGAVQLCVHGEWETLCATKNNWLKQISNTIFAPYVVCRQLGYSEREAARGSVCSSLPTPPHFINPMCNGAERSLLECSRTNQGTTCPKLSCTGDNRAYGAVTCIKDCIIGTTRLVDGSTPREGRVEVCVGGRWGTVCSINHQEITGAVCSELGFPSNGVEVLRNGTTTEGTPVYSCTLTTSSSLSCTPTVNVNCDHSMDLGVVCKTHQDVIGSVINRTIDQTLQTCPEPTTTSGTNQPAPTTSEVDQFVTLANNKMMGSCPTAALGGLIGLLVVVLLGLAIGLTVTCCVLGKRWSQKQQAEYNISQVQKLSTIQRQLNNPVYDTSMELHSAYSSSGPTYEQVANGNKQDHTYSILERDKNINHRSFQLNPIDEEQNYHVVESGRCVGVEGAGCCDGVYSEASNYEVPMSSKTDSKVWLCEEDYSTLKH
- the LOC135344187 gene encoding uncharacterized protein LOC135344187 isoform X6; its protein translation is MTLFRCPCKDYKIMIQLITVSLLFLGTQACFHGDIQLVNDNNVNNIVEFCYKGDWRRICVSDTWGNVEANIVCSQLGYSDQANCADRDIRLVGGATDNEGRVEMCTDRRWMAICSNASTEQDAGQMCQEFRFASIGAEVLVFNPRRVPTINCTIGDSGDLSCNESCDDGTTDLGIRCVRQEVLNQISTPCDNVTSVYNSTIQTNQTCEFSCDYCNTTASPSVSHVQGNAMSTDTVTSIYTCIESSCGTESSTTALGVIVALLVALLVVLLIVCGVMWNRISQKHKQICMYVVRNKHTLNNSTTTEQPSI
- the LOC135344187 gene encoding scavenger receptor cysteine-rich domain superfamily protein-like isoform X4 yields the protein MTLFRCPCKDYKIMIQLITVSLLFLGTQACFHGDIQLVNDNNVNNIVEFCYKGDWRRICVSDTWGNVEANIVCSQLGYSDQGATTSNVSISQNSPYTFLRFVDCDESDANIDECYYEARNGCNMVDKHATVQCSSANCADRDIRLVGGATDNEGRVEMCTDRRWMAICSNASTEQDAGQMCQEFRFASIGAEVLVFNPRRVPTINCTIGDSGDLSCNESCDDGTTDLGIRCVRQEVLNQISTPCDNVTSVYNSTIQTNQTCEFSCDYCNTTASPSVSHVQESSCGTESSTTALGVIVALLVALLVVLLIVCGVMWNRISQKHKQICMYVVRNKHTLNNSTTTEQPSI
- the LOC135344187 gene encoding scavenger receptor cysteine-rich domain superfamily protein-like isoform X2 gives rise to the protein MTLFRCPCKVCKLRDNQTACFHGDIQLVNDNNVNNIVEFCYKGDWRRICVSDTWGNVEANIVCSQLGYSDQGATTSNVSISQNSPYTFLRFVDCDESDANIDECYYEARNGCNMVDKHATVQCSSANCADRDIRLVGGATDNEGRVEMCTDRRWMAICSNASTEQDAGQMCQEFRFASIGAEVLVFNPRRVPTINCTIGDSGDLSCNESCDDGTTDLGIRCVRQEVLNQISTPCDNVTSVYNSTIQTNQTCEFSCDYCNTTASPSVSHVQGNAMSTDTVTSIYTCIESSCGTESSTTALGVIVALLVALLVVLLIVCGVMWNRISQKHKQICMYVVRNKHTLNNSTTTEQPSI